Genomic window (Brassica oleracea var. oleracea cultivar TO1000 unplaced genomic scaffold, BOL UnpScaffold00579, whole genome shotgun sequence):
ACAAagtaaacaaacaataaaagGAACAGAATCATGTCAGGCGTATCTCTTGCGGTGGGTCCAAGAACCGATAGGGACAAAACATCGTCGTCAAATGAGAAGGGACGGTGGTCGGAGATGACGGCAGCCGGAGGTGGCGGCGGTGGTTTGATGGGATCACTGAGGGTAATAGAGCTACAGCTGGTCGCGTTCATACTAGTCTTCTCAGCGAGCGGCCTCGTACCGCTACTCGACATGCTATTTCCAGCGTTTGCGTCTGTCTATATAATCGCCCTCTCGCGTTTGGCTTTCCCTTCTCACAGAGTTTCCACCGCTGCACCTGAAGTCTTTCACGGCAGCAGACTCTTCAGGTTCCATATCCATCACAAGAAATAAAAACACGAGAAATACCTTGAAATAGCAgaaatttttctaaaacagTATTTAtgcgattttttttattttaaaaaactattttattaatgagATTTAcgatttaattaaatttagagtttcgtATATAGTGGATGGAGATTAGGGTAAAGATTTAAGGTTTGAAGTAATTTTACACCTGAtgatgaaaaaagaagaagtaattgtactctttaataaatgttatttttggaaactttttttcttaatatgcaaattttgaataaattgaataaatttttaaaatgtgctattttggaggtTTACCCTAaaattttttctctttgttcacTTTCTTGATAAAGATTCTGACCATTTTTTTCTGATGCTGCAAGGGTTTATGTGATTTCCGGGACgacgattggtttgtttttgccTCTAGCTTATGTGTTAGGTGGTTTTGCAAGAGGAGATGATCAAGCGGTGAGATCAGCGACACCACACTTGTTTCTGCTGTCATGTCAAATCCTGACAGAGAATGTAATAAGTGGCCTATCTCTCTTCTCGCCGCCTGTAAGAGCTCTGGTGCCACTGCTCTACACAGTCTGGAGAATCTTTGTCATCATTGATTGGTGCAAAGATGTTTGGTTCAACAAATCTTTACCAGTCAATGCTACACCTAATGTAAATGGCTAATACCACTTTCACTTGGAACACAAGCCTTCTCTCCGTTTTTGGATTAACCTTGTGAGAAGCATTTGTTTTGTAGGTGGCTGCGTGGTTCTGGTTTGGACGGTATTTAGCAATAGCGAATTTGGTTTACTTTGGAGTCAATCTACTATGTTTCTTGATCCCTAGGTTCCTACCTCGTGCCTTTGACCGTTACTTTAGAGAAAGAGACGAGGTCCTCGCTAAAAGCCAAGAAGACAAGCCAGTTCAAGTTCCCAGAGAAAGAGTTTCAGACCACAAATCTGATtgataatttcttttgtttcttctgaaTGTGTAATTTAACGAACTAAGTTGTTTTTTATTGTGATGAAAAAATATTAGGAAGTTAAATGAAACAACGAGGTTGTGAATGTACAAAGTTTAGCTCCCCATTTGATGATGCCTTAACCTTTAAAAGGAGCTTAATACCGACTGTCCATGAAACTAACTAGAAGCTCATTAACCATGATGCCTCTGTGCGGCATCTTCCCTGCTGCTCCATAGATTGGAGCCAAGCCTCCTGTGATCGGTCCTGGATTTGCTTTCACCTGACCAGAACATGCGAGATAATAAACCAAAGATCAATTGAAGAAAAGAAACGACGAATTAGAGTTACACATATATGAAAGCTGATGATCCAAATCAGACATGGATAGTTTGAGAATTAAGAGTTGAGAGTTAAATTAGTTGAAACAACAACGTTTTGGTCTTTAAGATCATATACCTGTTGGGTCTCTGTAGTGCATTCAAGTGCCATCCTTTAGAAGACAT
Coding sequences:
- the LOC106319732 gene encoding uncharacterized protein LOC106319732, whose protein sequence is MSGVSLAVGPRTDRDKTSSSNEKGRWSEMTAAGGGGGGLMGSLRVIELQLVAFILVFSASGLVPLLDMLFPAFASVYIIALSRLAFPSHRVSTAAPEVFHGSRLFRVYVISGTTIGLFLPLAYVLGGFARGDDQAVRSATPHLFLLSCQILTENVISGLSLFSPPVRALVPLLYTVWRIFVIIDWCKDVWFNKSLPVNATPNVAAWFWFGRYLAIANLVYFGVNLLCFLIPRFLPRAFDRYFRERDEVLAKSQEDKPVQVPRERVSDHKSD